A genomic region of Papaver somniferum cultivar HN1 chromosome 7, ASM357369v1, whole genome shotgun sequence contains the following coding sequences:
- the LOC113297209 gene encoding uncharacterized protein LOC113297209 — protein MVTFVDRGSVPKHKTVSFFEEDKTNSVSCHLLSSGKCFDHNKKAALLSLFAIGCAMGSLLGGLIGDRISRIYPSRGCIMGAQFSAFMGVCFSWFLIVVIPQSVSSWPTFAVTLFFMGLMISWNGSCANNPMFAEVVPTQHRTMIYAFDRAFEGSFSSFAAPIVGILSEAFALSEVCEFGAHSGMI, from the exons ATGGTTACATTTGTAGATAGAGGTAGTGTACCAAAGCATAAAACAGTATCATTCTTTGAGGAAGACAAAACAAATTCAGTATCATGTCACCTTCTCAGTAGTGGCAAAT GCTTTGATCATAACAAAAAAGCTGCTCTCCTCAGTCTCTTTGCCATCGGGTGTGCAATGGGCTCCCTCTTAGGTGGATTAATAGGAGATAGGATTTCACGCATATACCCAAGCAGGGGGTGTATCATGGGTGCACAGTTTAGTGCTTTCATGGGAGTATGCTTTTCATGGTTCCTCATTGTGGTGATTCCACAATCTGTAAGTAGCTGGCCTACTTTTGCTGTCACTCTCTTCTTTATGGGACTCATGATCAGCTGGAATGGTTCTTGCGCCAACAATCCAATGTTCGCTGAAGTAGTCCCCACCCAGCACAGAACCATGATATATGCATTTGATCGTGCCTTTGAAGGCTCATTCTCTTCATTCGCCGCTCCCATTGTTGGGATCCTCTCAGAAGCATTTGCTTTATCTGAAGTCTGCGAATTCGGTGCACATTCCGGTATGATCTGA